The genomic stretch TTATTGATATTTTTTCATAAATTCATAACTGCGTGCAAGATATTCTTCGACGGGAACGCCGACTTTTTCTACTTCCAGGATCGACCATCCCACGTTCATTTCCCTGCCGAGTTTCAAAACGTTTTCGATATCCGCGCGCCCCTCTCCCACAACGGGATTGATGCTTTCCGCATTCTCGCCCAATTCCTTGATATGTAAATAAATGAGCCGTTCGCGCTGTTCTTTTATATAATCGGTCGCGCGGATGCCCGCGACCGCCAGCCAGAACACGTCCAGTTCCAGTTTCAAGGCGGGGATATTTTCCGCCAGACGTTTTAAAATATCCGTTCCGCCGTTAAACTCGTGCGCATGGTTGTGATATCCGAGTATCATGCCGTTTTCCCGCAACAGCGCTTCTGAACTTCTGCATGCCTGCAATCCTTCCTCGAACGACGTTCCTATATTGAAAGGAATAAACGGAATGATCGCGCAGCCGACGCCGAGTTTTTTCAAAATCGGGATCGCCGCCTCCATCTCCTGTGCTCCCACGTGCGCGGATATT from Candidatus Borkfalkia ceftriaxoniphila encodes the following:
- a CDS encoding sugar phosphate isomerase/epimerase family protein, with translation MQFGVQLYSLRELIGQKGLKEALRLVSAAGFSGVEFAGFYGYGAEQLQELLERYHLKAISAHVGAQEMEAAIPILKKLGVGCAIIPFIPFNIGTSFEEGLQACRSSEALLRENGMILGYHNHAHEFNGGTDILKRLAENIPALKLELDVFWLAVAGIRATDYIKEQRERLIYLHIKELGENAESINPVVGEGRADIENVLKLGREMNVGWSILEVEKVGVPVEEYLARSYEFMKKYQ